One part of the Macaca mulatta isolate MMU2019108-1 chromosome 6, T2T-MMU8v2.0, whole genome shotgun sequence genome encodes these proteins:
- the HMMR gene encoding hyaluronan mediated motility receptor isoform X6 encodes MSFPKAPLKRFNDPSGCAPSPGAYDVKTSEVLKGPVSFQKSQRFKQQKESKQNLNVDKDTTLPASARKVKSSESKERGAQDRRIQDLETELEKMEARLNAALREKTSLSANNATLEKQLIELTRTNELLKSKFSENGNQKNLRILSLELMKLRNKRETKMRGMMAKQEGMEMKLQVTQRSLEESQGKIAQLEGKLVSIEKEKIDEKSETEKLLEYIEEISCASDQVEKYKLDVAQLEENLKEKNDEMLSLKQSLEENIVILSKQVDSLNEKCQLLEKEKEDHINRNREHNENLNAEMQNLKQKLILEQQECEKLQQKQLQVDSLLQQEKELSASLHQKLCSFQEEVVKEKNLFEEELKQALDELDKLQQKEEQAERLVKQLEEEAKSRAEELKLLEGKLKGKEAELEKSSAAHNQATLLLQEKYNSTVQSLEDVTAQFESYKALTASEIEDLKLENSSLQETVAKAGKSAEDVQHQILATESSNQEYAREKLMKMAIKCLVNSSLSNQRMLLDLQTKSALKETEIKEITVSFLQKITDLQNQLKQQEEDFRKQLEDEEGRKAGKENTTAELTEEINKWRLLYEELYNKTKPFQLQLDAFEAEKQALLNEHGAAQEQLNKIRDSYAKLLGHQNLKQKIKHVVKLKDENSQLKSEVSKLRCQLAKKKQSETKLQEELNKVLGIKHFDPSKAFHHESKENFALKTPLKEGSTNCY; translated from the exons ATGTCCTTTCCTAAGGCGCCCCTGAAAAGATTCAATGACCCTTCTG GTTGCGCACCATCTCCTGGTGCTTATGATGTTAAAACTTCAGAAGTATTGAAAGGACCAGTATCGTTTCAGAAATCACAAAgatttaaacaacagaaag AATCTAAACAAAATCTTAATGTTGACAAAGATACTACTTTGCCTGCTTCAGCTAGAAAAGTTAAGTCTTCGGAATCAAAG GAACGTGGTGCCCAGGACAGGCGGATCCAGGATCTGGAAACTGAGTTGGAAAAGATGGAAGCAAGGCTGAACGCTGCACTCAGGGAAAAAACGTCTCTCTCTGCAAATAATGCTACACTGGAGAAACAACTTATTGAATTGACCAGGACTAATGAACTACTAAAATCTAAG TTTTCTGAAAATGGTAACCAGAAGAATTTGAGAATTCTAAGCTTGGAGTTGATGAAActtagaaacaaaagagaaacaaagatgaGG GGTATGATGGCTAAGCAAGAAGGCATGGAGATGAAGCTGCAGGTCACCCAAAGAAGTCTCGAAGAGTCTCAGGGGAAAATAGCCCAACTGGAGGGAAAACT tgtttcaatagagaaagaaaagattgatgaaaaatctgaaacagaaaaacTCTTAGAATACATCGAAGAAATTAG TTGTGCTTCAGATCAAGTGGAAAAATACAAGCTAGATGTTGCCCAGTtagaagaaaatttgaaagagAAGAATGATGAAATGTTAAGCCTTAAGCAGTCTCTTGAGGAGAATATTGTTATATTATCTAAACAAGTAGACAGTCTAAATGAAAAATGTCAGctgcttgaaaaagaaaaag AAGACCATATCAACAGGAATAGAGAACACAATGAAAATCTAAATGCTGAGATGCAAAACTTAAAACAGAAGCTTATTCTTGAACAACAGGAATGTGAAAAGCTTCAACAAAAACAACTGCAAGTTGATTCACTTCTGCAGCAAGAGAAA GAATTATCTGCTAGTCTTCATCAGAAGCTCTGTTCTTTTCAAGAGGAAGTGGTTAAAGAGAAGAATCTCTTTGAGGAAGAATTAAAGCAAGCACTGGATGAGCTTGACAAATTACAGCAAAAGGAGGAACAAGCTGAAAGGCTGGTCAAGCAATTGGAAGAGGAAGCAAAATCTAGAGCTGAAGAATTAAAACTCCTAGAAGGAAAGCTGAAAGG gaaGGAGGCTGAACTGGAGAAAAGTAGTGCTGCTCATAACCAGGCCACCCTGCTTTTGCAGGAAAAGTATAACAGTACAGTGCAAAGCCTTGAAGATGTTACTGCTCAATTTGaaag ctATAAAGCATTAACAGCCAGTGAGATAGAAGATCTTAAGCTGGAGAACTCATCATTACAGGAAACAGTGGCCAAGGCTGGAAAAAGTGCAGAGGATGTTCAGCATCAGATACTGGCAACTGAGAGCTCAAATCAAGAATATGCACG ggaaaaattaatgaaaatggcTATAAAATGTTTAGTGAACTCTTCTCTCTCAAACCAAAGGATGCTTCTAGATCTGCAGACCAAGTCAgcattaaaagaaacagaaattaaagaaatcacagtttcttttcttcaaaaaataactGATTTGCAGAACCAACTCAAGCAACAAGAGGAAGACTTTAGAAAACAGCTAGAAGATGAAGAAGGAAG aaaagctggaaaagaaaatacaacagcAGAATTAACTGAAGAAATTAACAAGTGGCGTCTCCTCTATGAAGAactatataataaaacaaaaccttttcAG cTACAACTAGATGCTTTTGAGGCAGAAAAACAGGCATTGTTGAATGAACATGGTGCAGCTCAGGAACagctaaataaaataagagattcATATGCTAAATTACTGGGTCATcagaatttgaaacaaaaaatcaAGCATGTTGTGAAGTTGAAAGATGAAAATAGCCAACTCAAATCG
- the HMMR gene encoding hyaluronan mediated motility receptor isoform X3 codes for MSFPKAPLKRFNDPSGCAPSPGAYDVKTSEVLKGPVSFQKSQRFKQQKESKQNLNVDKDTTLPASARKKESQKNDKDLKKLEKEIRVLLQERGAQDRRIQDLETELEKMEARLNAALREKTSLSANNATLEKQLIELTRTNELLKSKFSENGNQKNLRILSLELMKLRNKRETKMRGMMAKQEGMEMKLQVTQRSLEESQGKIAQLEGKLVSIEKEKIDEKSETEKLLEYIEEISCASDQVEKYKLDVAQLEENLKEKNDEMLSLKQSLEENIVILSKQVDSLNEKCQLLEKEKEDHINRNREHNENLNAEMQNLKQKLILEQQECEKLQQKQLQVDSLLQQEKELSASLHQKLCSFQEEVVKEKNLFEEELKQALDELDKLQQKEEQAERLVKQLEEEAKSRAEELKLLEGKLKGKEAELEKSSAAHNQATLLLQEKYNSTVQSLEDVTAQFESYKALTASEIEDLKLENSSLQETVAKAGKSAEDVQHQILATESSNQEYAREKLMKMAIKCLVNSSLSNQRMLLDLQTKSALKETEIKEITVSFLQKITDLQNQLKQQEEDFRKQLEDEEGRKAGKENTTAELTEEINKWRLLYEELYNKTKPFQLQLDAFEAEKQALLNEHGAAQEQLNKIRDSYAKLLGHQNLKQKIKHVVKLKDENSQLKSEVSKLRCQLAKKKQSETKLQEELNKVLGIKHFDPSKAFHHESKENFALKTPLKEGSTNCY; via the exons ATGTCCTTTCCTAAGGCGCCCCTGAAAAGATTCAATGACCCTTCTG GTTGCGCACCATCTCCTGGTGCTTATGATGTTAAAACTTCAGAAGTATTGAAAGGACCAGTATCGTTTCAGAAATCACAAAgatttaaacaacagaaag AATCTAAACAAAATCTTAATGTTGACAAAGATACTACTTTGCCTGCTTCAGCTAGAAAA AAGGAATCTCAAAAGAATGATAAAGATTTGAAGAAATTAGAGAAAGAG ATTCGTGTTCTTCTACAGGAACGTGGTGCCCAGGACAGGCGGATCCAGGATCTGGAAACTGAGTTGGAAAAGATGGAAGCAAGGCTGAACGCTGCACTCAGGGAAAAAACGTCTCTCTCTGCAAATAATGCTACACTGGAGAAACAACTTATTGAATTGACCAGGACTAATGAACTACTAAAATCTAAG TTTTCTGAAAATGGTAACCAGAAGAATTTGAGAATTCTAAGCTTGGAGTTGATGAAActtagaaacaaaagagaaacaaagatgaGG GGTATGATGGCTAAGCAAGAAGGCATGGAGATGAAGCTGCAGGTCACCCAAAGAAGTCTCGAAGAGTCTCAGGGGAAAATAGCCCAACTGGAGGGAAAACT tgtttcaatagagaaagaaaagattgatgaaaaatctgaaacagaaaaacTCTTAGAATACATCGAAGAAATTAG TTGTGCTTCAGATCAAGTGGAAAAATACAAGCTAGATGTTGCCCAGTtagaagaaaatttgaaagagAAGAATGATGAAATGTTAAGCCTTAAGCAGTCTCTTGAGGAGAATATTGTTATATTATCTAAACAAGTAGACAGTCTAAATGAAAAATGTCAGctgcttgaaaaagaaaaag AAGACCATATCAACAGGAATAGAGAACACAATGAAAATCTAAATGCTGAGATGCAAAACTTAAAACAGAAGCTTATTCTTGAACAACAGGAATGTGAAAAGCTTCAACAAAAACAACTGCAAGTTGATTCACTTCTGCAGCAAGAGAAA GAATTATCTGCTAGTCTTCATCAGAAGCTCTGTTCTTTTCAAGAGGAAGTGGTTAAAGAGAAGAATCTCTTTGAGGAAGAATTAAAGCAAGCACTGGATGAGCTTGACAAATTACAGCAAAAGGAGGAACAAGCTGAAAGGCTGGTCAAGCAATTGGAAGAGGAAGCAAAATCTAGAGCTGAAGAATTAAAACTCCTAGAAGGAAAGCTGAAAGG gaaGGAGGCTGAACTGGAGAAAAGTAGTGCTGCTCATAACCAGGCCACCCTGCTTTTGCAGGAAAAGTATAACAGTACAGTGCAAAGCCTTGAAGATGTTACTGCTCAATTTGaaag ctATAAAGCATTAACAGCCAGTGAGATAGAAGATCTTAAGCTGGAGAACTCATCATTACAGGAAACAGTGGCCAAGGCTGGAAAAAGTGCAGAGGATGTTCAGCATCAGATACTGGCAACTGAGAGCTCAAATCAAGAATATGCACG ggaaaaattaatgaaaatggcTATAAAATGTTTAGTGAACTCTTCTCTCTCAAACCAAAGGATGCTTCTAGATCTGCAGACCAAGTCAgcattaaaagaaacagaaattaaagaaatcacagtttcttttcttcaaaaaataactGATTTGCAGAACCAACTCAAGCAACAAGAGGAAGACTTTAGAAAACAGCTAGAAGATGAAGAAGGAAG aaaagctggaaaagaaaatacaacagcAGAATTAACTGAAGAAATTAACAAGTGGCGTCTCCTCTATGAAGAactatataataaaacaaaaccttttcAG cTACAACTAGATGCTTTTGAGGCAGAAAAACAGGCATTGTTGAATGAACATGGTGCAGCTCAGGAACagctaaataaaataagagattcATATGCTAAATTACTGGGTCATcagaatttgaaacaaaaaatcaAGCATGTTGTGAAGTTGAAAGATGAAAATAGCCAACTCAAATCG
- the HMMR gene encoding hyaluronan mediated motility receptor isoform X7, producing MSFPKAPLKRFNDPSGCAPSPGAYDVKTSEVLKGPVSFQKSQRFKQQKESKQNLNVDKDTTLPASARKKESQKNDKDLKKLEKEIRVLLQERGAQDRRIQDLETELEKMEARLNAALREKTSLSANNATLEKQLIELTRTNELLKSKFSENGNQKNLRILSLELMKLRNKRETKMRGMMAKQEGMEMKLQVTQRSLEESQGKIAQLEGKLVSIEKEKIDEKSETEKLLEYIEEISCASDQVEKYKLDVAQLEENLKEKNDEMLSLKQSLEENIVILSKQVDSLNEKCQLLEKEKEDHINRNREHNENLNAEMQNLKQKLILEQQECEKLQQKQLQVDSLLQQEKELSASLHQKLCSFQEEVVKEKNLFEEELKQALDELDKLQQKEEQAERLVKQLEEEAKSRAEELKLLEGKLKGKEAELEKSSAAHNQATLLLQEKYNSTVQSLEDVTAQFESYKALTASEIEDLKLENSSLQETVAKAGKSAEDVQHQILATESSNQEYARMLLDLQTKSALKETEIKEITVSFLQKITDLQNQLKQQEEDFRKQLEDEEGRKAGKENTTAELTEEINKWRLLYEELYNKTKPFQLQLDAFEAEKQALLNEHGAAQEQLNKIRDSYAKLLGHQNLKQKIKHVVKLKDENSQLKSEVSKLRCQLAKKKQSETKLQEELNKVLGIKHFDPSKAFHHESKENFALKTPLKEGSTNCY from the exons ATGTCCTTTCCTAAGGCGCCCCTGAAAAGATTCAATGACCCTTCTG GTTGCGCACCATCTCCTGGTGCTTATGATGTTAAAACTTCAGAAGTATTGAAAGGACCAGTATCGTTTCAGAAATCACAAAgatttaaacaacagaaag AATCTAAACAAAATCTTAATGTTGACAAAGATACTACTTTGCCTGCTTCAGCTAGAAAA AAGGAATCTCAAAAGAATGATAAAGATTTGAAGAAATTAGAGAAAGAG ATTCGTGTTCTTCTACAGGAACGTGGTGCCCAGGACAGGCGGATCCAGGATCTGGAAACTGAGTTGGAAAAGATGGAAGCAAGGCTGAACGCTGCACTCAGGGAAAAAACGTCTCTCTCTGCAAATAATGCTACACTGGAGAAACAACTTATTGAATTGACCAGGACTAATGAACTACTAAAATCTAAG TTTTCTGAAAATGGTAACCAGAAGAATTTGAGAATTCTAAGCTTGGAGTTGATGAAActtagaaacaaaagagaaacaaagatgaGG GGTATGATGGCTAAGCAAGAAGGCATGGAGATGAAGCTGCAGGTCACCCAAAGAAGTCTCGAAGAGTCTCAGGGGAAAATAGCCCAACTGGAGGGAAAACT tgtttcaatagagaaagaaaagattgatgaaaaatctgaaacagaaaaacTCTTAGAATACATCGAAGAAATTAG TTGTGCTTCAGATCAAGTGGAAAAATACAAGCTAGATGTTGCCCAGTtagaagaaaatttgaaagagAAGAATGATGAAATGTTAAGCCTTAAGCAGTCTCTTGAGGAGAATATTGTTATATTATCTAAACAAGTAGACAGTCTAAATGAAAAATGTCAGctgcttgaaaaagaaaaag AAGACCATATCAACAGGAATAGAGAACACAATGAAAATCTAAATGCTGAGATGCAAAACTTAAAACAGAAGCTTATTCTTGAACAACAGGAATGTGAAAAGCTTCAACAAAAACAACTGCAAGTTGATTCACTTCTGCAGCAAGAGAAA GAATTATCTGCTAGTCTTCATCAGAAGCTCTGTTCTTTTCAAGAGGAAGTGGTTAAAGAGAAGAATCTCTTTGAGGAAGAATTAAAGCAAGCACTGGATGAGCTTGACAAATTACAGCAAAAGGAGGAACAAGCTGAAAGGCTGGTCAAGCAATTGGAAGAGGAAGCAAAATCTAGAGCTGAAGAATTAAAACTCCTAGAAGGAAAGCTGAAAGG gaaGGAGGCTGAACTGGAGAAAAGTAGTGCTGCTCATAACCAGGCCACCCTGCTTTTGCAGGAAAAGTATAACAGTACAGTGCAAAGCCTTGAAGATGTTACTGCTCAATTTGaaag ctATAAAGCATTAACAGCCAGTGAGATAGAAGATCTTAAGCTGGAGAACTCATCATTACAGGAAACAGTGGCCAAGGCTGGAAAAAGTGCAGAGGATGTTCAGCATCAGATACTGGCAACTGAGAGCTCAAATCAAGAATATGCACG GATGCTTCTAGATCTGCAGACCAAGTCAgcattaaaagaaacagaaattaaagaaatcacagtttcttttcttcaaaaaataactGATTTGCAGAACCAACTCAAGCAACAAGAGGAAGACTTTAGAAAACAGCTAGAAGATGAAGAAGGAAG aaaagctggaaaagaaaatacaacagcAGAATTAACTGAAGAAATTAACAAGTGGCGTCTCCTCTATGAAGAactatataataaaacaaaaccttttcAG cTACAACTAGATGCTTTTGAGGCAGAAAAACAGGCATTGTTGAATGAACATGGTGCAGCTCAGGAACagctaaataaaataagagattcATATGCTAAATTACTGGGTCATcagaatttgaaacaaaaaatcaAGCATGTTGTGAAGTTGAAAGATGAAAATAGCCAACTCAAATCG
- the HMMR gene encoding hyaluronan mediated motility receptor isoform X9, producing MEARLNAALREKTSLSANNATLEKQLIELTRTNELLKSKFSENGNQKNLRILSLELMKLRNKRETKMRGMMAKQEGMEMKLQVTQRSLEESQGKIAQLEGKLVSIEKEKIDEKSETEKLLEYIEEISCASDQVEKYKLDVAQLEENLKEKNDEMLSLKQSLEENIVILSKQVDSLNEKCQLLEKEKEDHINRNREHNENLNAEMQNLKQKLILEQQECEKLQQKQLQVDSLLQQEKELSASLHQKLCSFQEEVVKEKNLFEEELKQALDELDKLQQKEEQAERLVKQLEEEAKSRAEELKLLEGKLKGKEAELEKSSAAHNQATLLLQEKYNSTVQSLEDVTAQFESYKALTASEIEDLKLENSSLQETVAKAGKSAEDVQHQILATESSNQEYAREKLMKMAIKCLVNSSLSNQRMLLDLQTKSALKETEIKEITVSFLQKITDLQNQLKQQEEDFRKQLEDEEGRKAGKENTTAELTEEINKWRLLYEELYNKTKPFQLQLDAFEAEKQALLNEHGAAQEQLNKIRDSYAKLLGHQNLKQKIKHVVKLKDENSQLKSEVSKLRCQLAKKKQSETKLQEELNKVLGIKHFDPSKAFHHESKENFALKTPLKEGSTNCY from the exons ATGGAAGCAAGGCTGAACGCTGCACTCAGGGAAAAAACGTCTCTCTCTGCAAATAATGCTACACTGGAGAAACAACTTATTGAATTGACCAGGACTAATGAACTACTAAAATCTAAG TTTTCTGAAAATGGTAACCAGAAGAATTTGAGAATTCTAAGCTTGGAGTTGATGAAActtagaaacaaaagagaaacaaagatgaGG GGTATGATGGCTAAGCAAGAAGGCATGGAGATGAAGCTGCAGGTCACCCAAAGAAGTCTCGAAGAGTCTCAGGGGAAAATAGCCCAACTGGAGGGAAAACT tgtttcaatagagaaagaaaagattgatgaaaaatctgaaacagaaaaacTCTTAGAATACATCGAAGAAATTAG TTGTGCTTCAGATCAAGTGGAAAAATACAAGCTAGATGTTGCCCAGTtagaagaaaatttgaaagagAAGAATGATGAAATGTTAAGCCTTAAGCAGTCTCTTGAGGAGAATATTGTTATATTATCTAAACAAGTAGACAGTCTAAATGAAAAATGTCAGctgcttgaaaaagaaaaag AAGACCATATCAACAGGAATAGAGAACACAATGAAAATCTAAATGCTGAGATGCAAAACTTAAAACAGAAGCTTATTCTTGAACAACAGGAATGTGAAAAGCTTCAACAAAAACAACTGCAAGTTGATTCACTTCTGCAGCAAGAGAAA GAATTATCTGCTAGTCTTCATCAGAAGCTCTGTTCTTTTCAAGAGGAAGTGGTTAAAGAGAAGAATCTCTTTGAGGAAGAATTAAAGCAAGCACTGGATGAGCTTGACAAATTACAGCAAAAGGAGGAACAAGCTGAAAGGCTGGTCAAGCAATTGGAAGAGGAAGCAAAATCTAGAGCTGAAGAATTAAAACTCCTAGAAGGAAAGCTGAAAGG gaaGGAGGCTGAACTGGAGAAAAGTAGTGCTGCTCATAACCAGGCCACCCTGCTTTTGCAGGAAAAGTATAACAGTACAGTGCAAAGCCTTGAAGATGTTACTGCTCAATTTGaaag ctATAAAGCATTAACAGCCAGTGAGATAGAAGATCTTAAGCTGGAGAACTCATCATTACAGGAAACAGTGGCCAAGGCTGGAAAAAGTGCAGAGGATGTTCAGCATCAGATACTGGCAACTGAGAGCTCAAATCAAGAATATGCACG ggaaaaattaatgaaaatggcTATAAAATGTTTAGTGAACTCTTCTCTCTCAAACCAAAGGATGCTTCTAGATCTGCAGACCAAGTCAgcattaaaagaaacagaaattaaagaaatcacagtttcttttcttcaaaaaataactGATTTGCAGAACCAACTCAAGCAACAAGAGGAAGACTTTAGAAAACAGCTAGAAGATGAAGAAGGAAG aaaagctggaaaagaaaatacaacagcAGAATTAACTGAAGAAATTAACAAGTGGCGTCTCCTCTATGAAGAactatataataaaacaaaaccttttcAG cTACAACTAGATGCTTTTGAGGCAGAAAAACAGGCATTGTTGAATGAACATGGTGCAGCTCAGGAACagctaaataaaataagagattcATATGCTAAATTACTGGGTCATcagaatttgaaacaaaaaatcaAGCATGTTGTGAAGTTGAAAGATGAAAATAGCCAACTCAAATCG